Genomic DNA from Thermobifida alba:
GGGTCCGTTCCGATGGCCAGGAACGGGCGGTCGGGCAGGTGTGCTGCGCGGTCTGCGAGGTGCCATCCGATGGTCCAGGTGTTGCTGGGACCCCAGGAAGCGAGGACTTCCGTGTCCGGACGATTCATCAGTGATCGACCTTGCCTTGTGGAGAAACCCGGGCGTGGGCCGTGCGGGGGCGGGAACGGCCGGGGTTGTGTCTTGGGTCACTCCGAACTCTAGAGAGGAAATGAAATTGACGTCAAGGTCAAAACGGGCGCCGCCCGGTGCCCTCGGGCGGCGCCCCGACACGGGGCCGGTCCGCGCGGCGGATCAGGCCCCGGGGACCTCCCCCCACATGTTCGCGTTCGGCGCGGCCCGCTCCACCAGGCCGGGAACGACCTCGGTCAGCTCCCCGACCTCCCAGCGGGCCCCCTTGTCCACCCCGGGGCCGGCACGCCACCCCTCGGCCACGCTGATCCGGCCGCCCCACACGTTGAAGACGCGGCCGGTGACCCCGGCCGAGTGCGGGCCGCCGAGCCAGACCACCAGGGGGGACACGTTCTCCGGAGCCATGGCGTCGAAGCCGTCGCCGTCGGCCCGGGCGCCGTCCAGGACCGCCAGGTCCTCCGTCATCCGGGTGCGGGCCCCCGGCGCGATCGCGTTGACCGTGACGCCGTAGCGGGCCAGCTCGGTCGCGGCGATCACGGTGAACGCCGCGATCCCCGCCTTGGCGGCCCCGTAGTTGGCCTGTCCGACGTTGCCGTACAGCCCGGAGGGGGAGGAGGTGTTGATGACGCGGGCGTCGACGCTGCGCCCGGCCTTGGCCTCCGCCCGCCAGTGGGCCGACGCCTCCCGGGTGCAGCTGAAGGTGCTGCCGAGATGGACGCGCACGACCTCGTCCCACTCCGGGCGGTCCATGTTGACCAGCATGCGGTCGCGCAGGATGCCGGCGTTGTTGACCAGCACGTCCAGCCGGCCGAACTCCGACAGCGCCGTCTGCACGACCGAACGGGCGCCCTCCGGGTCGGCGGCGTCGGCGTAGTTGGCCACGGCCCGGCCGCCCAGGGCGCGGATCTCGGCCACCACCGAGTCCGCCGCCTCCGACGATCCGCCGCGGCCGTGGACGTCACCGCCCAGGTCGTTGACGACCACCGCGGCGCCCTGCCGGGCGAACTCCAGGGCGTGGGCGCGGCCCAGCCCGCGGCCGCCCCCCGTCACGATGACGACTCGGCCCTCACACATCGCGGTCATGCGCAGCTCCTCACGGACTCCAGGTAGAGACTTCTGACGGGTCGAGGTACTCGTCCAGGCGGACCAGGCGGGCCGAGGCGTCCAGGTAGCCGACCACGCAGACCGCGACGTCCCGGACGGTGCCGTCGGCGCGGTGGAAGCGGACGGTGTGCTGTTCGCAGAAGCCGTCGGCCCCGACGATCCGCCGTGTGTCGCGGTACTCCCAGCGCCCCAGGCGTTCGCGCAGCCTCCGCAGGTCGGGCAGCGCGTCCCGCAGCAGCCGCGCGGGCCGGCCGCCGCTCTGCCAGACCACCGCGTCGGGGGCGGCCACGGCGAGCATCGCCTCCCACTCGCCCGCGGCCGCGTGCCGGAAGAACGCGTCCGCGCACGCCGAGACCCGGTCGGCGGGCAGGGCGACGCGCTGCGGGCCGTGGGCCCGCGGGGCGCTCACGGGCGCTCCAGGACGACGGAGCAGTTCTGCCCGCCGAATCCGAAGGCGTTGACCTGCACGCGGTCGAAGTCGCCGACGGCCGGGGAGCCCACCACGACGGAGAAGTCCGCGCCCTCCTCCACCTGGCTGGTAGTGGGGATGTGGGGCAGGCGCCCGGTGGCCATGGCGTGCAGGGCGACCAGCACGCCCATGGCCCCGGAGGCGGCGCCGGTGTGGCCGACGTTGCCCTTGACCGAGGTGACGTGCAGCGAGTCGCCGCGGCGTCCGAACACCTCGTTGATCGCGGTGATCTCCACGCTGTCGCCCTTGGGGGTGCTGGTCGCGTGGGCCACCACGGCCCTGATGTCGTCGGGGCCCAGGTCCGCGTGCCGCTGGGCCCGGCGCATGGCCTCCGCCTCCCAGCGGCCCGAGGGGTCGGGGGAGGAGGGGTGGTAGCCGTCGGAGAGGGAGGCGTATCCGCGCAGCAGGCCGTAGACGCGGGCACCCCGGGCGCGGGCCCGGTCGGCGCGCTCCAGCACCACCACCGCGGCGCCCTCGCCCTCGACCAGGCCGCTCCTGCGCCGGTCGAACGGCATCGTCGCCAGCGCCGGGTCGCTGACCACCCCGGACATGCCGTAGGCGGTCTGGGAGTGGTACAGCACCTC
This window encodes:
- a CDS encoding SDR family oxidoreductase, with protein sequence MTAMCEGRVVIVTGGGRGLGRAHALEFARQGAAVVVNDLGGDVHGRGGSSEAADSVVAEIRALGGRAVANYADAADPEGARSVVQTALSEFGRLDVLVNNAGILRDRMLVNMDRPEWDEVVRVHLGSTFSCTREASAHWRAEAKAGRSVDARVINTSSPSGLYGNVGQANYGAAKAGIAAFTVIAATELARYGVTVNAIAPGARTRMTEDLAVLDGARADGDGFDAMAPENVSPLVVWLGGPHSAGVTGRVFNVWGGRISVAEGWRAGPGVDKGARWEVGELTEVVPGLVERAAPNANMWGEVPGA
- a CDS encoding beta-ketoacyl-[acyl-carrier-protein] synthase family protein codes for the protein MEQVAITGVGVISALGSGFDSFTEGLDTGRWVVEPAPWADPPSGRHAWISPVASFDPARWIDERVRSGTDLFAQYALAAAAQAVQDHGADLEPERTGVVIGTTMAGAGSLVEAQRLLDTKGPQAVPRKLNIQAWPNMAAGQIALRWRLHGPLLTVSTACASGLDAIGTAAEMIESGRADVVIAGGTERGLSEVLYHSQTAYGMSGVVSDPALATMPFDRRRSGLVEGEGAAVVVLERADRARARGARVYGLLRGYASLSDGYHPSSPDPSGRWEAEAMRRAQRHADLGPDDIRAVVAHATSTPKGDSVEITAINEVFGRRGDSLHVTSVKGNVGHTGAASGAMGVLVALHAMATGRLPHIPTTSQVEEGADFSVVVGSPAVGDFDRVQVNAFGFGGQNCSVVLERP